In the Helianthus annuus cultivar XRQ/B chromosome 11, HanXRQr2.0-SUNRISE, whole genome shotgun sequence genome, one interval contains:
- the LOC110888300 gene encoding uncharacterized protein LOC110888300 yields MQKESQSNIKETHNDVKEMKKTNEIRDKAHEALAKQVGQLAQEIAQVRGSMGKLPSDTTVNPKHQGFSTSNVRDARVSSVSILLNDEVCSVENIPPPQFVDGVVENIGKESESENEHETISQSKNENVTKNSFCENCLNQLNLLNASKSEERCPPKDEGWENFKQAKINLPLLDDIKKVPAHVECLTELSIEKRHNKLPKPVDLISHVSAVLSSALPPKAQDPGDPLIPIQIGTFKIERALLDLGACVSILPGSLYDQYDFGPLKNFDTPVVLADQTPTYPRGMVEDVIVKVDDCYYPVDFLVVDYVGCVGDTQPIVILGRPFLATANAIINCATRTVSMKFGDQELNLNVFPKFTNPLGEDKCPKKDMNPNKKVSAMVGLMEFKGFSGALQATGSKRDQPGM; encoded by the coding sequence ATGCAAAAGGAATCTCAAAGCAACATAAAAGAGACTCACAATGATGTCAAAGAGATGAAGAAGACAAACGAGATTCGAGATAAAGCACATGAGGCATTGGCAAAGCAAGTGGGCCAACTTGCTCAAGAGATAGCTCAAGTGAGAGGAAGCATGGgaaagcttccaagtgacactaCAGTGAACCCGAAGCATCAAGGTTTTAGCACAAGCAACGTGAGGGATGCACGCGTTAGCTCGGTAAGTATTCTTTTAAATGATGAAGTTTGTAGTGTTGAAAACATTCCACCACCACAATTCGTTGATGGTGTAGTGGAAAATATAGGTAAGGAGTCGGAAAGTGAAAATGAACACGAAACGATTTCACAAAGTAAAAATGAAAACGTAACTAAAAAttctttttgtgaaaattgtttaaatcaaCTTAACCTGCTTAATGCATCGAAAAGTGAAGAACGGTGCCCACCGAAGGACGAGGGGTGGGAAAATTTTAAGCAAGCTAAAATTAATTTACCGTTACTAGATGACATTAAAAAGGTTCCGGCTCATGTGGAatgcttaacggagttaagcatTGAAAAACGGCACAACAAATTACCCAAACCGGTTGATTTGATATCTCATGTGAGTGCCGTTTTATCGAGTGCCCTTCCCCCAAAAGCTCAAGATCCGGGAGATCCTCTTATTCCAATTCAAATTGGAACATTTAAAATTGAGAGGGCACTCCTAGATCTTGGAGCTTGTGTGAGCATCTTGCCCGggagtttgtatgaccaatatgattttggtccattaAAAAATTTTGATACTCCCGTGGTATTGGCCGATCAGACTCCCACGTATCCAAGGGGGATGGTGGAGGATGTGATTGTTAAGGTGGATGATTGCTACTACCCAGTTGACTTTTTGGTAGTAGACTATGTTGGGTGTGTTGGGGACACCCAACCGATAGTCATACTGGGTAGGCCGTTCCTGGCAACTGCTAATGCCATAATAAATTGTGCAACGAGAACAGTAAGTATGAAGTTTGGGGACCAGGAattaaatttaaatgtttttccaaaatttactaACCCACTCGGTGAGGATAAGTGTCCTAAAAAGGACATGAATCCAAACAAAAAGGTTAGTGCTATGGTTG